The genomic interval CCCCCTAAAGAAAAATACTAACCACCAGTTTAGTTGTATTTTTTATTGTTAAAATAAAAAAGCTTATTTTGTTCATATTACAAGATGTTGATTGGAAAATGCAAGCTATTTTTTATAGATATTGCAAACCCTTTTAACATTTTTTATCTATTGACAAATAAATTTTATAAATGTTAATATCGAATTTAATAAACTTCAAAAATAAAGAAAGGAGTAGTATAATGGCGCTTTATATTAATGAAGAATGTATAGCCTGTGCGGCCTGTTTGCCTGAATGTCCGAACGAGGCTATCAGTGAAGGGGATATTTACATTATAGACCCCAATAAGTGTACTGAGTGTGTAGGGCATTATGATGAGCCTCAGTGTCAGGCGGTTTGTCCTGTTGATAATTGCATTAATCCGGACCCGAATCACAATGAGACAAAAGAAGAGTTACAGTCAAAATACGAACGTTTAACTGCGTCAAAGTAATTGGTAGTTGACTTCTCTATATAGAAAAAATAAAACCCTGACTTTCTGCATTATTTATTTGAGAGCGGTAGTCAGGGTTTAGTATTTATTATGTTAGCGGGGTTAGATATACTGCCTAAATATATTGCCTAAATATATTGATTGACATCTATATTCCATTCTGCAGGATTTAATTCTTTAACAATCGAATAGAGGCAGTTCCCTTTATCATCAACATCAGATGCCGGATCAACTAATACAGGAGTCTGCGGTTTTTTATTTTTATCGAAGAGTAATAAAATATTAGGTTTGAGCAGATTCTCGTGATTAACAGAGACCACTATCCCGCAATGCCCTGTGTTCATCTCTACAAAAGAGCCGAATGGATAAATCCCGATACACTGGATAAATTTTTCTATTAAATCCTTATCAAAAAGCGTATCACTCCATTCATATAATCTCTTTACAGTGCCGTGACAGCTTGATGCCTTATGGTATACCCTGTCATAAGTAATTGCATCATAAACATCTGAGATGCTTCCAATCCGGCCTATCAGGCTTATCTTTTCCCCATATAATCTTTGCGGATAACCGGTTCCGTTATATCTCTCATGGTGCTGTGCAGTAAATAACATGGCATCATGCGGGATATTGTCGTGTTTGTTTAAAAGTTCGACGCCGAGGGACACATGGCGTTTCATTATATTGTATTCTTCAACAGTATATTTCCCCGGCTTATTCAGGATACTTTCCGGTATCTGTGTCTTTCCTATATCATGCAGTAACCCTCCCAACCCTATGTTCATCAACTGACTCTTAGAGAGATTAAGCTGACGGCCAAAAGAAACAGCAAGGATGCTGACATTTACTGAATGGACAAATGTATAGTTATCATAATCTTTTAGACTTGCAAGACATAACAGGGCGTCTCTGTTTCTGAAAACGCTGTCAACAATATTATTGACTTGGTCCTTAACATCACTTAACCCCATCGCCTTTCCCATCCGTGCATCATTAAATACACTTTTAACCGC from Nitrospirota bacterium carries:
- a CDS encoding YfhL family 4Fe-4S dicluster ferredoxin translates to MALYINEECIACAACLPECPNEAISEGDIYIIDPNKCTECVGHYDEPQCQAVCPVDNCINPDPNHNETKEELQSKYERLTASK
- a CDS encoding HD-GYP domain-containing protein, which gives rise to MALKKIPIHKLKPGMFVGELDRSWLNTPFLFHSVQIKTQKQIDKLLHGGIQDVIIDTDKGIDLEEHAVLSQSEKDHLTNKQDAKKSDSVQSIFVDPVLLKDELPRAKEIKQNVSTAVKSVFNDARMGKAMGLSDVKDQVNNIVDSVFRNRDALLCLASLKDYDNYTFVHSVNVSILAVSFGRQLNLSKSQLMNIGLGGLLHDIGKTQIPESILNKPGKYTVEEYNIMKRHVSLGVELLNKHDNIPHDAMLFTAQHHERYNGTGYPQRLYGEKISLIGRIGSISDVYDAITYDRVYHKASSCHGTVKRLYEWSDTLFDKDLIEKFIQCIGIYPFGSFVEMNTGHCGIVVSVNHENLLKPNILLLFDKNKKPQTPVLVDPASDVDDKGNCLYSIVKELNPAEWNIDVNQYI